Proteins from a genomic interval of Streptococcus sp. D7B5:
- the gatD gene encoding lipid II isoglutaminyl synthase subunit GatD has protein sequence MVYTSLSSKAGNYPYQLNIAHLYGNLMNTYGDNGNILMLKYVAEKLGAHVTVDIVSLHDDFDENHYDIAFFGGGQDFEQSIIAGDLPAKKESIDNYIQNDGVVLAICGGFQLLGQYYVEASGKRIEGLGVMGHYTLNQTNNRFIGDIKIHNEDFDETYYGFENHQGRTFLSDDQKPLGQVVYGNGNNEEKIGEGVHYKNVFGSYFHGPILSRNANLAYRLVTTALKKKYGQDIQLPAYEDILSQEIAEEYSDVKSKADFS, from the coding sequence ATGGTTTATACTTCACTTTCCTCAAAAGCTGGCAATTACCCTTATCAGCTCAACATTGCCCACCTCTATGGAAACCTCATGAATACCTACGGGGACAATGGCAATATCCTCATGCTCAAGTATGTGGCTGAAAAACTGGGAGCTCATGTAACAGTTGATATCGTTTCTCTCCATGATGACTTTGACGAAAATCACTACGATATCGCCTTTTTCGGTGGTGGTCAAGACTTTGAACAAAGCATCATCGCAGGCGATCTACCTGCTAAGAAAGAGAGCATTGACAACTACATCCAAAATGACGGTGTGGTTCTCGCTATCTGTGGTGGTTTCCAACTTTTGGGGCAATATTATGTTGAAGCTTCAGGCAAACGCATCGAAGGGCTAGGGGTCATGGGCCACTATACCCTCAACCAGACCAATAACCGCTTTATCGGTGACATCAAGATTCACAATGAAGATTTCGATGAAACCTACTATGGCTTTGAAAATCACCAAGGTCGCACCTTCCTCTCAGATGACCAAAAACCGCTGGGACAGGTGGTCTATGGAAATGGAAATAACGAAGAAAAAATCGGCGAAGGGGTTCATTATAAGAATGTCTTTGGTTCCTACTTCCACGGACCTATCCTCTCTCGTAATGCCAATCTAGCTTATCGCCTAGTTACTACTGCCCTCAAGAAGAAATACGGCCAGGACATCCAACTCCCTGCCTATGAGGACATTCTCAGCCAAGAAATCGCTGAAGAATACAGTGACGTCAAAAGCAAGGCTGACTTTTCTTAA
- the murT gene encoding lipid II isoglutaminyl synthase subunit MurT: MKLKTTLGLLAGRSSHFILSRLGRGSTLPGKLALQFDKDILQNLAKNYEIVVVTGTNGKTLTTALTVGILKEVYGQVLTNPSGANMITGITTTFLTAKSSKTGKNIAVLEIDEASLSRICDYIHPSLFVITNIFRDQMDRYGEIYTTYNMILDAIRKVPTATVLLNGDSPLFYKPSIPNPVQYFGFDLEKGPAQLAHYNTEGILCPDCQGILKYEHNTYANLGAYICENCGCKRPDLDYRLTELVELTNNRSRFVIDGQEYGIQIGGLYNIYNALAAVAIARFLGADSQRIKQGFDKSRAVFGRQETFHIGDKECTLVLIKNPVGATQAIEMIKLAPYPFSLSVLLNANYADGIDTSWIWDADFEQITDMDIPEINAGGVRHSEIARRLRVTGYPADKITETSNLEQVLKTIENQECKHAYILATYTAMLEFRELLASRQIVRKEMN; this comes from the coding sequence ATGAAATTAAAAACTACTTTGGGCCTCCTAGCTGGGCGTTCTTCTCACTTCATCTTGAGCCGTCTTGGCCGAGGAAGTACGCTCCCAGGAAAACTCGCCCTTCAATTTGATAAAGATATTTTACAAAATCTAGCTAAGAACTACGAGATTGTCGTGGTCACTGGAACCAACGGGAAAACCCTCACAACTGCTCTCACTGTCGGCATTCTAAAAGAGGTCTACGGTCAGGTTCTAACCAATCCTAGTGGTGCCAATATGATTACAGGGATTACAACAACCTTCTTGACCGCCAAATCTTCTAAAACTGGAAAAAACATTGCCGTCCTCGAAATCGACGAAGCCAGTCTTTCTCGTATCTGCGACTATATCCATCCTAGTCTTTTTGTCATTACCAACATTTTCCGTGACCAGATGGACCGCTATGGTGAGATTTACACGACTTATAACATGATTTTGGATGCCATCCGTAAAGTGCCTACGGCTACAGTTCTCCTCAATGGTGACAGTCCGCTTTTCTACAAGCCATCTATTCCAAATCCAGTTCAATATTTTGGTTTTGACTTGGAAAAAGGACCAGCCCAACTGGCTCACTACAATACCGAAGGTATTCTCTGCCCTGACTGTCAAGGCATCCTCAAATATGAGCACAATACCTATGCCAACTTAGGTGCCTATATCTGTGAAAATTGTGGTTGCAAACGTCCTGATCTAGACTATCGCTTAACAGAACTGGTTGAGTTGACCAACAATCGCTCCCGCTTTGTCATTGACGGACAAGAATACGGCATCCAAATCGGTGGACTCTATAATATCTACAATGCCCTTGCTGCAGTTGCTATTGCCCGTTTCCTCGGCGCAGATTCGCAACGGATTAAGCAAGGATTTGATAAGAGCCGTGCTGTCTTTGGACGCCAGGAAACCTTCCATATCGGTGACAAAGAATGTACCCTTGTCTTGATTAAAAATCCTGTTGGAGCGACCCAAGCTATCGAGATGATCAAACTAGCACCTTATCCATTTAGCCTATCTGTCCTCCTCAATGCTAACTATGCTGATGGGATTGACACTAGCTGGATCTGGGATGCTGACTTTGAACAAATCACTGACATGGACATTCCTGAAATTAACGCTGGCGGTGTTCGTCATTCTGAAATCGCGCGTCGTCTACGAGTGACAGGCTACCCAGCTGATAAAATCACTGAGACAAGCAATCTGGAGCAAGTTCTCAAGACCATTGAGAACCAAGAATGCAAGCATGCCTATATCCTAGCAACCTATACGGCTATGCTGGAATTCCGAGAGCTGCTGGCTAGTCGTCAGATTGTTAGAAAGGAGATGAACTAA
- a CDS encoding FAD-containing oxidoreductase produces MLTYDLIVIGFGKAGKTLAGKLASAGKKVALVERSKAMYGGTCINIGCIPTKTLLVAAEKDLSFEKVIATKNTITGRLNGKNYATVAGTGVDIFDAEAHFLSNKVIEIQAGDKKQELTAETIVINTGAVSNVLPIPGLATSKNVFDSTGIQNLDKLPEKLGVLGGGNIGLEFAGLYNKLGSKVTVLDALDTFLPRAEPSIAALAKQYMEEDGIELLQNIRTTEIKNDGDQVLVVTENETYRFDALLYATGRKPNVEPLQLENTDIELTERGAIKVDKHCQTNVPGVFAVGDVNGGPQFTYISLDDFRVVYSYLAGDGSYTLEDRLNVPNTMFITPALSQVGLTESQAANLKLPYAVKEIPVAAMPRGHVNGDLRGAFKAVVNTETKEILGASIFSEGSQEIINIITVAMDNKIPYTYFTKQIFTHPTLAENLNDLFAI; encoded by the coding sequence ATGTTAACATACGATTTAATTGTTATTGGATTTGGTAAGGCTGGTAAAACACTAGCTGGTAAATTGGCTTCAGCTGGCAAAAAAGTTGCCCTCGTTGAACGTAGTAAAGCTATGTATGGCGGAACTTGTATCAATATCGGATGTATCCCAACTAAAACCTTGTTAGTTGCTGCTGAGAAAGATTTGTCTTTTGAAAAAGTCATTGCTACCAAAAATACTATCACTGGTCGCCTCAATGGTAAAAACTATGCAACTGTTGCTGGTACAGGCGTAGATATCTTTGATGCGGAAGCACACTTCCTTTCAAATAAAGTCATCGAAATCCAAGCAGGTGATAAAAAACAAGAACTGACTGCTGAAACAATTGTCATCAACACTGGCGCTGTTTCAAACGTCTTACCTATTCCTGGACTTGCTACAAGTAAGAATGTCTTTGACTCAACAGGTATCCAAAACTTGGACAAATTGCCTGAAAAACTTGGAGTACTTGGAGGTGGAAACATCGGTCTTGAATTTGCAGGACTCTACAACAAACTTGGTAGCAAGGTCACAGTTCTAGATGCCTTGGACACATTCCTTCCTCGTGCAGAACCTTCCATCGCAGCACTTGCTAAACAATACATGGAAGAAGACGGCATTGAATTGCTTCAAAACATCCGTACTACTGAAATCAAAAACGACGGTGATCAAGTGCTCGTCGTAACTGAAAACGAAACCTACCGTTTCGATGCCCTTCTCTACGCAACTGGACGCAAACCAAATGTAGAACCACTTCAACTTGAAAATACAGATATTGAACTAACGGAGCGTGGTGCTATCAAGGTCGACAAACACTGCCAAACAAACGTTCCTGGTGTCTTTGCAGTTGGAGACGTCAACGGTGGACCTCAATTCACCTACATTTCACTTGATGACTTCCGTGTTGTTTACAGCTACCTTGCTGGAGATGGCAGCTACACACTCGAAGACCGGCTCAATGTACCAAACACCATGTTCATCACACCAGCTCTTTCTCAAGTTGGCTTGACGGAAAGCCAAGCAGCTAATTTGAAACTTCCATACGCCGTTAAGGAAATCCCTGTTGCTGCCATGCCTCGTGGTCACGTAAATGGAGACCTTCGCGGAGCCTTCAAAGCTGTTGTCAATACTGAAACAAAAGAAATTCTTGGAGCAAGCATCTTCTCAGAAGGTTCTCAAGAAATCATCAACATCATCACTGTTGCTATGGACAACAAGATTCCTTACACTTACTTCACAAAACAAATCTTCACTCACCCAACCTTGGCTGAGAACTTGAATGACTTGTTTGCGATTTAA
- a CDS encoding DEAD/DEAH box helicase, with protein sequence MKFNEFNLSAELLAEIEKAGFVEASPIQEQTIPLALEGKDVIGQAQTGTGKTAAFGLPTLEKIRTEEATIQALVIAPTRELAVQSQEELFRFGRSKGVKVRSVYGGSSIEKQIKALKSGAHIVVGTPGRLLDLIKRKALKLKDIETLILDEADEMLNMGFLEDIEAIISRVPESRQTLLFSATMPDAIKRIGVQFMKDPEHVKIAAKELTTELVDQYYIRVKEQEKFDTMTRLMDVEQPELAIVFGRTKRRVDELTRGLKIRGFRTEGIHGDLDQNKRLRVLRDFKNGNLDVLVATDVAARGLDISGVTHVYNYDIPQDPESYVHRIGRTGRAGKSGQSITFVSPNEMGYLQIIENLTKKRMKGLKPATAEEAFQAKKQVALKKIERDFADEAIRGNFEKFAKDARKLAAEFSPEELAMYILSLTVQDPDSLPEVEIAREKPLPFKPSGNGFGGKGKGDRGGRRGDDRRGRDRRGNGRRDDFKKGSRGNDRFDKDRRYRNKDNKKPRNTSSEKKTGFVIRNKGDK encoded by the coding sequence GTGAAATTTAATGAATTTAACTTGTCTGCTGAATTGCTAGCAGAGATTGAAAAAGCTGGATTTGTAGAAGCCAGTCCCATCCAAGAACAGACCATTCCCTTGGCTCTCGAAGGAAAAGACGTTATCGGTCAAGCTCAGACTGGTACAGGAAAAACTGCAGCCTTTGGCTTGCCAACTCTTGAAAAAATCCGTACAGAAGAAGCGACCATCCAAGCCTTGGTCATCGCTCCAACTCGTGAACTCGCTGTTCAAAGTCAAGAAGAACTTTTCCGCTTTGGCCGTAGCAAGGGAGTGAAAGTTCGCTCGGTTTACGGTGGTTCAAGCATCGAGAAACAAATCAAGGCCCTTAAATCTGGTGCCCATATCGTAGTAGGAACACCGGGCCGTCTTTTGGACTTGATCAAACGCAAGGCCTTGAAATTAAAAGACATTGAAACCCTCATCCTTGATGAAGCGGATGAAATGCTCAATATGGGCTTCCTTGAAGACATCGAAGCTATTATCTCGCGTGTCCCTGAAAGTCGTCAAACCTTGCTCTTTTCAGCAACCATGCCAGATGCAATCAAACGTATTGGTGTTCAGTTTATGAAAGATCCTGAGCATGTGAAGATTGCTGCCAAGGAATTGACAACAGAGCTAGTGGATCAGTACTATATCCGTGTCAAGGAACAAGAGAAATTTGATACCATGACACGTCTCATGGATGTGGAACAACCAGAACTTGCTATCGTATTTGGTCGTACCAAACGCCGTGTAGATGAATTGACTCGTGGTCTTAAAATCCGTGGCTTCCGTACAGAAGGGATTCATGGTGACTTAGACCAAAACAAACGTCTTCGTGTCCTTCGTGATTTTAAAAATGGAAATCTTGATGTTCTAGTTGCGACAGACGTGGCAGCACGTGGTTTGGATATCTCAGGTGTGACCCACGTCTACAACTACGATATTCCACAAGATCCTGAAAGTTATGTTCACCGTATCGGTCGTACAGGGCGTGCTGGTAAGTCAGGTCAATCTATTACCTTTGTTTCTCCAAATGAAATGGGCTACCTTCAAATTATTGAAAACTTGACTAAGAAACGCATGAAAGGCTTGAAACCAGCGACAGCAGAAGAAGCCTTCCAAGCTAAGAAACAAGTAGCGCTCAAGAAAATCGAACGAGACTTCGCAGACGAAGCTATTCGTGGGAACTTTGAGAAATTTGCTAAAGATGCTCGTAAGTTAGCTGCAGAATTTAGTCCAGAAGAATTGGCTATGTATATCTTGAGTCTGACAGTCCAAGATCCAGACAGCCTTCCTGAAGTGGAGATTGCGCGTGAAAAACCACTGCCATTTAAACCATCAGGTAATGGCTTTGGTGGTAAAGGCAAGGGAGATCGAGGAGGCCGTCGTGGAGACGACCGTCGAGGTCGTGATCGCCGCGGCAATGGTCGCCGTGATGACTTCAAGAAAGGCAGTCGTGGGAACGATCGTTTTGATAAAGACAGACGTTATCGTAACAAAGACAATAAAAAACCTCGCAACACTTCAAGCGAAAAGAAGACCGGCTTTGTTATTCGTAACAAAGGAGACAAATAG
- the codY gene encoding GTP-sensing pleiotropic transcriptional regulator CodY — translation MAHLLEKTRKITSILKRSEEQLQDELPYNAITRQLADIIDCNACIVNNKGRLLGYFMRYKTNNDRVEQFFQTKTFPDVYVQGANMIYDTEANLPVEHDLTIFPVESRADFPDGLTTIAPIHVSGIRLGSLIIWRNDKKFEDEDLILVEIASTVVGIQLLNFQREEDEKNIRRRTAVTMAVNTLSYSELRAVSAILAELDGNEGQLTASVIADRIGITRSVIVNALRKLESAGIIESRSLGMKGTYLKVLISDIFEEVKKRDY, via the coding sequence ATGGCACATTTATTAGAAAAAACAAGAAAAATCACGTCTATTCTAAAGCGCTCTGAGGAGCAACTCCAAGATGAACTTCCTTACAATGCGATCACACGCCAGTTAGCTGATATTATTGACTGTAACGCTTGTATTGTAAATAACAAGGGACGTCTCTTGGGTTACTTTATGCGTTATAAGACCAATAATGATCGTGTAGAACAATTCTTCCAAACCAAAACCTTCCCTGACGTCTATGTACAAGGGGCAAACATGATCTATGATACGGAAGCCAACCTTCCTGTTGAACATGATTTGACCATTTTCCCTGTAGAGAGCCGTGCGGATTTTCCAGATGGTTTGACGACCATTGCTCCGATTCATGTGTCAGGGATTCGCCTAGGTTCGTTGATCATTTGGCGCAATGATAAGAAATTTGAAGATGAAGATTTGATTCTTGTTGAGATTGCGAGCACGGTGGTAGGGATTCAACTCTTGAACTTCCAACGTGAAGAGGATGAGAAAAATATTCGCCGTCGTACGGCTGTTACCATGGCGGTCAACACCCTTTCCTATTCAGAACTTCGTGCCGTATCAGCTATTTTAGCTGAATTGGATGGAAATGAAGGGCAGCTGACTGCGTCTGTTATTGCAGACCGTATTGGCATTACACGCTCAGTGATTGTCAATGCGCTTCGTAAACTGGAGTCAGCGGGAATTATTGAGAGTCGCTCATTAGGAATGAAGGGGACTTATCTCAAAGTTCTAATTAGTGATATTTTTGAGGAAGTGAAAAAGAGGGACTACTAA
- a CDS encoding isochorismatase family cysteine hydrolase: MAKALISIDYTEDFVADHGKLTAGAPAQAISKAIDQATRLAFDRGDYVFFTIDAHEEKDTFHPESKLFPPHNIIGTSGRNLYGPLADFYAEHEADSRVFWMDKRHYSAFSGTDLDIRLRERRVDTVILTGVLTDICVLHTAIDAYNLGYQIEIVKPAVASIWPENHQFALGHFKNTLGAKLLDENLAEIEQ, translated from the coding sequence ATGGCAAAGGCTTTAATCTCGATTGACTATACAGAGGATTTCGTAGCAGACCATGGAAAGCTAACTGCTGGAGCACCTGCTCAAGCAATATCAAAAGCCATTGATCAGGCAACCAGATTAGCTTTTGATCGTGGAGACTATGTCTTTTTTACCATTGATGCTCATGAAGAGAAGGATACATTCCACCCAGAAAGCAAACTCTTTCCACCGCACAACATCATCGGAACTAGTGGGCGTAACCTTTACGGCCCCCTAGCTGATTTTTATGCTGAGCATGAGGCGGATAGTCGCGTCTTTTGGATGGACAAGCGTCACTATTCAGCTTTTTCAGGAACGGACTTGGATATCCGTTTGCGAGAACGTCGGGTTGATACTGTTATCTTAACAGGTGTTTTGACGGATATTTGTGTTCTTCATACGGCGATTGATGCCTATAATTTAGGTTATCAAATCGAGATTGTCAAGCCTGCAGTTGCCTCTATTTGGCCAGAAAATCATCAGTTTGCTCTTGGGCATTTTAAGAACACATTGGGAGCAAAATTACTGGATGAAAACCTTGCTGAAATTGAACAATAA
- a CDS encoding ABC transporter permease, which yields MNPIQRAWAYVSRKRLRSFILFLILFVLLAGISACLTLMKSNKTVESNLYKSLNTSFSIKKIENGQTFKLSDLASVSKIKGLENVSPELETVAKLKDKEAVSGEQSVERDDLSAADKNLVSLTALEDSSKDVTFTSSAFNIKEGRHLQKGDSKKILIHEELAKKNGLSLHDKIRLDAGQSEAGKGQTVEFEIVGIFSGKKQEKFTGLSSDFSENQVFTDYESSQTLLGNSEPQVSAARFYVENPKEMEGLMKQVENLALESQGYQVEKENKAFEQIKDSVATFQTFLTIFLYGMLIAGAGALILVLSLWLRERVYEVGILLALGKGKSSIFLQFCLEVVLVSLGALLPSFIAGNAITSYLLQTVLASGDQATLQDTLAKASGLSTSLLSFAESYVFLLLIGCLSVALCFVFLFRKSPKEILSSIS from the coding sequence ATGAATCCAATCCAAAGAGCTTGGGCTTATGTCAGCAGAAAACGACTGAGAAGTTTTATTTTATTTCTGATTTTATTTGTCCTTTTAGCAGGAATTTCAGCCTGTTTGACTCTGATGAAGTCCAACAAAACAGTAGAAAGCAATCTTTACAAATCACTCAACACATCTTTTTCTATCAAAAAGATAGAAAATGGACAGACCTTCAAGTTGTCGGACCTAGCATCCGTGAGCAAGATTAAGGGACTGGAAAATGTCTCTCCTGAACTTGAGACGGTCGCAAAACTGAAAGACAAGGAAGCGGTGAGTGGTGAGCAGAGCGTAGAACGTGATGATTTGTCAGCTGCAGACAAGAACTTGGTTAGCTTAACGGCTCTTGAAGATTCATCCAAGGATGTCACTTTTACCAGTTCGGCTTTCAATATAAAAGAAGGGCGACACCTTCAAAAAGGGGATTCCAAGAAAATCCTTATCCACGAAGAGTTGGCCAAGAAGAACGGTCTTTCGCTTCACGACAAGATTCGCTTGGATGCTGGTCAATCCGAAGCTGGAAAAGGGCAAACAGTAGAGTTTGAAATTGTCGGCATCTTTTCTGGTAAAAAACAAGAAAAGTTCACAGGCTTGTCTTCCGATTTCAGTGAAAACCAGGTCTTTACAGACTATGAAAGCAGCCAAACGCTTCTGGGAAATAGTGAACCGCAAGTCAGTGCAGCGCGCTTCTATGTAGAAAATCCTAAGGAAATGGAAGGACTCATGAAGCAGGTAGAAAACTTGGCTTTAGAAAGTCAAGGCTACCAAGTTGAGAAGGAAAACAAGGCCTTTGAACAAATCAAAGACTCAGTGGCAACCTTCCAAACCTTCCTGACCATCTTTCTTTATGGGATGTTGATAGCTGGAGCAGGAGCCTTAATTTTGGTATTGTCTCTCTGGTTGAGAGAAAGGGTCTACGAAGTGGGGATTCTTCTGGCACTTGGAAAAGGCAAGAGTTCGATCTTCCTCCAGTTCTGTTTAGAGGTAGTTTTGGTATCACTTGGAGCTTTGCTTCCATCCTTTATCGCTGGAAATGCCATCACATCCTATCTACTCCAAACTGTACTAGCCAGTGGAGATCAGGCAACCTTACAGGACACGCTGGCCAAAGCAAGTGGTCTATCAACCAGTCTCCTATCCTTTGCAGAATCCTATGTCTTTCTGCTCCTGATTGGTTGCTTGTCTGTAGCCCTTTGTTTCGTATTTCTATTTAGAAAATCGCCGAAAGAAATTTTATCATCTATTAGTTAA